Proteins from one Ignavibacteria bacterium genomic window:
- a CDS encoding S9 family peptidase, protein MRKLLALIIVFCCLKAEVPAQRPLPFETIESIKTTSAAVWDKNGDTLYFTSSNRLLSYSIKKGLQKEFPIKDSLSGEPRVSSDGKSLGVQCGSKEVCIINLSDGSVSKKASGELTSRWDILPDGSDIAFGGHGFIWSRVSVKGQQAHVKISPGMFGQNELYIDDHKVLTEEGIVWIFSPYGSPVEWSPDGMRLYFLSAKTGWTKIWSMRYDGTDIRQETFGEGDDRDFRVLKNGSLIFVSNRNKKMEWSLWQKTPKGKAKLLYGQDCMIRGINLSPDEKKVTFLYSTPVFPEELFIFDMASGKTLKITHNAPEGLKGLIFPRIVKYRSGSREIEGMLFIPDTARGVQTLPAIVLLHGGPSMHDGLSWSGMRQYLAARGYAVFDINYTGSAGYGKTFEESDRYRIGIEDCDDVANAAFYLASLPEISKNRIGVTGSSYGGYLTNLVIGRYPEVFAAAVDWFGITDWRTIWVPRLHPVVRNFFRDRLGDSLEHKDLYRISSPVTYSKAIRTPLMIVHGDSDFVVPFRQSVEFYDSLRANGKTVEFIKYSKEGHGWERKETRLDALNKMTGWFDRYLKKE, encoded by the coding sequence CTTCTGCGGCCGTGTGGGATAAAAACGGCGACACGCTTTATTTTACCTCCTCAAACCGGCTTTTAAGCTACAGCATCAAAAAAGGGCTTCAGAAGGAATTTCCTATTAAAGACAGTCTTTCAGGTGAGCCAAGAGTTTCTTCTGACGGGAAAAGCCTCGGCGTGCAGTGCGGAAGTAAGGAAGTCTGCATTATTAACTTAAGCGACGGCTCAGTTTCAAAAAAAGCCTCAGGGGAGCTCACTTCAAGATGGGACATATTGCCCGACGGAAGCGATATTGCCTTCGGAGGACATGGCTTCATATGGTCCAGAGTCTCAGTAAAAGGCCAGCAGGCACACGTTAAAATCTCACCCGGGATGTTCGGCCAAAATGAGCTCTATATTGATGACCATAAAGTCCTTACCGAAGAAGGGATCGTTTGGATATTTTCACCCTATGGTAGCCCCGTGGAGTGGTCACCTGACGGAATGAGGCTTTATTTCCTCTCGGCAAAGACAGGATGGACAAAAATCTGGAGCATGAGATATGACGGCACAGATATCCGTCAGGAAACTTTCGGAGAGGGCGACGACAGGGACTTCAGGGTACTAAAAAACGGCTCCCTTATATTCGTTTCAAACAGGAATAAAAAAATGGAGTGGTCTCTCTGGCAGAAGACACCGAAAGGAAAAGCAAAACTCCTTTACGGCCAAGACTGCATGATCAGGGGGATAAACCTTTCACCAGACGAGAAAAAAGTGACATTTCTATATTCCACACCCGTTTTCCCCGAAGAGCTCTTTATCTTTGATATGGCCTCAGGAAAGACACTGAAGATAACGCACAATGCGCCGGAGGGGCTCAAAGGCCTTATATTTCCACGGATCGTAAAATACCGCTCCGGAAGCCGTGAGATAGAAGGGATGCTTTTTATTCCGGATACTGCCAGAGGAGTTCAGACGCTTCCTGCCATTGTCCTTCTTCACGGCGGCCCTTCGATGCACGACGGACTCTCCTGGAGCGGCATGCGCCAGTACCTGGCAGCGCGCGGCTACGCAGTCTTTGACATAAACTACACAGGAAGTGCGGGCTATGGAAAAACATTCGAGGAATCCGACCGCTACAGAATTGGCATTGAGGATTGCGACGACGTTGCCAATGCAGCCTTTTACCTGGCCTCACTGCCTGAGATAAGTAAAAACAGAATTGGCGTTACAGGCAGCTCCTATGGAGGCTATCTTACAAACCTTGTAATTGGACGCTACCCTGAAGTTTTTGCCGCAGCCGTGGACTGGTTCGGCATTACCGACTGGAGGACTATATGGGTTCCAAGGCTTCACCCGGTAGTAAGAAACTTCTTCCGCGACCGCCTTGGCGACAGCCTGGAGCACAAGGACCTCTACAGAATCTCAAGCCCGGTAACATATTCGAAGGCAATAAGGACGCCTTTAATGATAGTTCACGGGGATTCGGATTTTGTAGTGCCCTTCAGGCAGTCAGTTGAGTTTTATGATTCCTTAAGGGCAAACGGTAAGACCGTTGAGTTCATAAAATATTCAAAAGAAGGCCACGGCTGGGAAAGAAAAGAAACAAGGCTGGATGCATTAAACAAAATGACAGGCTGGTTTGACAGGTACTTAAAGAAAGAGTAA
- a CDS encoding DUF1343 domain-containing protein translates to MKKIFFVLFFFLFGTLATAQTAKVKTGDDLLFTKYFNLIKGKKIGLVTNHTGLLSDGRHIADALHENKDVKLIALFGPEHGVRGDTTGAVENAVDKKTGVPAYSLYGKTYKPSPEMLKGVEVLIYDIQDVGARFYTYISTLGHIMEAAAENNIPVIVLDRPNPITGVHVDGFLTDDSLHSFVAFGRIPVQHGMTVGELAELYNGEHMLSGGRKANLTVVKMEGWKRNMWYDETGLKWVKTSPNLPVLETAEVYPGTCFFEGVNISEGRGTDRPFQYIGAPWADGNKVSQLLKNKKIKGADFKAVEFTPKLLPNNARPPKFNAKVCRGVYLSVKDRKSFMPVEAGVYLLWAFKTTGADSLKWRTKAIDQLAGTARLRTMLDGGKSPEDIIKSWQKELADFKKIRSKYLLYK, encoded by the coding sequence ATGAAAAAAATATTTTTTGTTCTGTTCTTTTTCCTTTTTGGTACACTTGCAACGGCGCAGACAGCAAAGGTTAAAACGGGAGATGACCTGCTTTTTACCAAGTACTTTAATTTAATTAAGGGTAAAAAGATCGGCCTGGTTACAAACCATACAGGACTGCTTTCAGACGGACGTCATATTGCAGATGCTCTGCATGAAAACAAGGACGTAAAGCTTATTGCACTCTTTGGCCCCGAGCACGGCGTAAGAGGCGACACAACAGGGGCGGTTGAAAACGCGGTGGATAAAAAGACCGGCGTTCCTGCTTACTCACTCTACGGCAAGACCTACAAGCCTTCGCCCGAGATGCTAAAAGGGGTTGAGGTACTGATCTATGACATACAGGACGTCGGGGCCAGGTTCTATACCTATATCTCCACGCTCGGCCACATAATGGAAGCAGCAGCAGAGAACAACATACCGGTTATTGTGCTTGACCGCCCGAATCCTATAACAGGAGTGCATGTGGACGGCTTTTTAACAGACGATTCGCTTCATTCTTTTGTTGCCTTCGGCAGGATCCCGGTGCAGCATGGAATGACCGTTGGTGAACTGGCTGAGCTTTATAACGGCGAACATATGCTCTCCGGGGGCCGCAAGGCTAACCTGACGGTAGTTAAAATGGAAGGGTGGAAAAGAAACATGTGGTATGATGAGACGGGACTTAAGTGGGTTAAGACATCACCAAACCTGCCTGTACTTGAAACCGCGGAGGTATATCCCGGAACGTGCTTTTTTGAGGGCGTCAATATTTCAGAAGGCAGGGGAACAGACAGGCCCTTCCAGTATATAGGAGCTCCCTGGGCAGACGGGAATAAGGTGTCACAGCTGCTGAAAAATAAAAAGATAAAAGGGGCGGACTTTAAGGCCGTTGAGTTTACGCCGAAGCTTCTTCCCAATAACGCAAGGCCTCCAAAATTTAACGCTAAGGTGTGCAGGGGAGTTTACTTAAGCGTAAAGGACAGGAAGAGTTTTATGCCTGTTGAAGCAGGAGTATATCTTCTCTGGGCATTTAAGACGACAGGAGCCGACAGCCTTAAATGGAGAACAAAAGCAATTGACCAGCTTGCCGGAACCGCCCGCCTTAGAACGATGCTTGACGGGGGAAAGAGTCCCGAAGATATAATTAAATCGTGGCAGAAAGAGCTGGCGGATTTCAAAAAGATAAGATCAAAGTACCTGCTATACAAGTAA
- a CDS encoding phosphodiester glycosidase family protein, protein MENMNRISRLTALIIILFSLSCTLTAQLKDSLITEEIAPGVTYSKIYRAQDTLSINLLKADLRQGDYYIRAAKAHDRLLGREKTSHIASRFQDSTHEILAAVNADFFNMKTGEVESNMVIEGQFLKAVRVTDSPFDPSHKIHSQFAFTYDKKPLIEKFSFSGEVILPGGSKRSITRINSAADSNSFTLYNFYEGDETPEAKVNINEAEVELTPVVTQSDTFLCVASSSVLLGGRHTITKGKSILTATGSLAQLLQNGVKYGDTIKVIVRLNPYYKGIRTVTGGWPQIVRNGMNLADEADSVEGTFPKFSRVKHPRTGIGFSSDSLTIYFITVDGRQESSSGATLKEFADLMISEGIYNGLNLDGGGSTTMVIDGNVVNRPSDKEGERPVGNCLLLIRNTKTDNE, encoded by the coding sequence ATGGAGAATATGAACCGGATTTCCAGACTGACCGCACTAATTATTATTCTTTTCAGCCTAAGCTGTACCCTAACGGCACAGCTGAAAGATTCCCTCATTACCGAGGAGATTGCCCCAGGCGTTACTTATTCAAAAATCTACAGGGCGCAGGATACACTGTCAATCAACCTGCTTAAAGCCGATTTAAGGCAGGGGGATTATTACATAAGGGCGGCTAAGGCTCATGACAGGCTTTTGGGAAGGGAAAAAACCAGCCACATAGCCTCAAGATTCCAGGACAGCACGCATGAGATCCTGGCTGCCGTAAATGCCGACTTCTTCAACATGAAAACCGGTGAAGTGGAAAGCAACATGGTTATTGAAGGGCAGTTCTTAAAGGCTGTCCGTGTTACCGATTCCCCGTTTGATCCTTCACATAAAATCCATTCGCAGTTTGCATTTACATACGACAAGAAGCCCCTCATTGAGAAGTTCAGCTTTTCAGGCGAAGTTATTCTGCCGGGCGGAAGCAAAAGGAGCATCACGCGCATAAATTCCGCTGCCGACAGCAATTCTTTCACTCTCTATAACTTTTATGAGGGGGATGAAACGCCCGAGGCCAAAGTGAATATAAATGAAGCTGAAGTTGAACTGACACCGGTAGTAACACAATCGGATACTTTTTTGTGTGTTGCTTCCAGCAGCGTTCTTTTAGGAGGCAGGCATACCATTACAAAAGGTAAATCCATTCTTACGGCAACAGGAAGCCTTGCCCAGTTGCTTCAGAACGGCGTTAAGTATGGTGATACAATAAAAGTAATAGTAAGGCTTAATCCCTACTATAAAGGAATCCGCACAGTTACAGGCGGGTGGCCTCAGATCGTGCGCAATGGAATGAATCTGGCAGATGAGGCTGACAGCGTTGAGGGGACATTCCCTAAATTCTCCAGGGTTAAACATCCCAGAACCGGCATAGGCTTTTCAAGCGACAGCCTGACCATATATTTTATTACAGTAGACGGACGCCAGGAATCGAGCAGCGGCGCTACACTTAAAGAGTTCGCCGACCTAATGATTTCTGAAGGTATCTATAACGGGCTTAATCTAGACGGCGGCGGCTCGACCACAATGGTTATTGATGGTAATGTCGTTAACCGCCCTTCAGACAAGGAAGGGGAAAGGCCCGTTGGAAATTGTCTTCTGCTTATTAGAAACACAAAAACAGATAATGAGTAA
- the truA gene encoding tRNA pseudouridine(38-40) synthase TruA: protein MARFKIYLEYDGTRYSGWQVQKQSRTVQGTLLDVAEKIFKEEKVDIQGSGRTDSGVHALCQVAHLEARTMLAPEIIRMKFNDKLPHDINILEVEKTHPKFHARHDAESRSYIYQISKRRTAFGKPYVWWIKDKLNFKAMENASKLFLGMKDFRSFSDDDKLEKSTKVLIESIRLKEEGDLILIRIQGSHFLWKMVRRMVGILVEVGRGNMSEKDIMHFLKSHSQEPAKYTAPPSGLFLEQVIYKGESFREMVSPLTGFLLKF from the coding sequence ATGGCGCGATTTAAGATATACCTCGAGTACGACGGTACACGCTACAGCGGATGGCAGGTGCAGAAGCAGAGCCGTACAGTCCAGGGCACGCTTCTGGATGTTGCAGAGAAGATCTTCAAGGAAGAAAAAGTAGACATACAGGGCTCGGGCAGAACCGACAGCGGTGTGCATGCCTTGTGCCAGGTGGCACACCTTGAGGCTAGAACAATGCTTGCCCCTGAGATCATCAGGATGAAATTTAATGACAAGCTCCCGCACGACATTAATATACTGGAAGTGGAAAAAACACACCCGAAATTTCATGCCCGTCACGATGCTGAAAGCAGAAGCTACATCTACCAGATTTCTAAAAGAAGAACCGCCTTCGGCAAACCCTACGTGTGGTGGATTAAGGACAAACTGAACTTTAAGGCGATGGAAAATGCCTCAAAACTCTTTTTGGGCATGAAGGACTTCCGCTCATTTTCAGACGACGACAAGCTGGAAAAATCCACCAAGGTCCTGATAGAAAGTATACGGCTGAAAGAAGAGGGCGACCTTATTTTAATCCGCATCCAGGGGTCTCATTTCCTCTGGAAAATGGTAAGAAGGATGGTAGGCATTTTAGTTGAAGTAGGCCGCGGCAATATGTCGGAAAAAGACATCATGCACTTCCTTAAAAGCCATTCGCAGGAGCCTGCAAAATATACTGCTCCCCCGTCAGGACTTTTCCTTGAGCAGGTGATCTATAAAGGGGAGAGCTTCAGGGAAATGGTGTCCCCCTTAACAGGCTTCCTTCTTAAATTTTAA
- a CDS encoding C40 family peptidase, which yields MAEDDTLDNSFDNVSDEEDGEDLPTEKDVISVSQLVEKYVSGNQYAEPSDSINLKEKIIMEIIKYLDTPYKFGGVTSKGIDCSAFTRTVYGNTFSYELPRTAREQFQQGEQIDDMSQLKFGDLIFFNTRRRVRPGHVGIYLGDNLFAHSSSRQGVMVSSLGTEYYNKRFMGGRRFENLTTVK from the coding sequence ATGGCAGAAGACGATACGCTTGATAACTCTTTTGACAATGTTTCAGACGAGGAGGATGGTGAGGACCTTCCTACTGAAAAAGACGTCATCAGTGTTTCCCAGCTGGTGGAAAAGTATGTCTCGGGCAACCAGTACGCTGAACCGAGCGACTCGATTAACCTCAAAGAAAAGATTATTATGGAGATCATTAAGTACCTGGATACTCCATATAAGTTTGGCGGCGTTACAAGCAAGGGCATCGACTGCTCGGCTTTTACCAGAACCGTATACGGTAATACATTTTCCTATGAGCTTCCCCGCACGGCGCGCGAGCAGTTTCAGCAGGGAGAGCAAATTGACGACATGTCGCAGCTTAAGTTCGGCGACCTCATTTTCTTCAATACCCGCCGCAGGGTCCGACCGGGACACGTAGGCATCTACCTTGGCGATAACCTTTTTGCACATTCTTCAAGCCGTCAGGGCGTAATGGTCTCCTCACTTGGTACCGAATACTACAACAAAAGATTTATGGGCGGAAGGAGATTTGAAAACCTGACGACAGTTAAATAA
- a CDS encoding sigma-70 family RNA polymerase sigma factor, with protein MKITKQYTNRESQSLDKYLQEIGKVDLLTPDEEIDLAVSIKNEDPVALERLVKANLRFVVSVAKQYQNQGLSLGDLINEGNLGLIKAAKRFDETRGFKFISYAVWWIRQSILQALAEQSRIVRLPLNRVGALNKIGKAYSNLEQEFEREPSATELAQELSMDISEVSDTLKISGRHVSMDAPFLQGEENRLLDVIQNDQQPSPDFNLMSESLKNEIERALSTLTDREAEVIKLYFGLNKEHSLTLEEIGEKFNLTRERVRQIKEKAIRRLRHASRSKNLRAYLG; from the coding sequence GTGAAGATTACAAAGCAATATACCAATCGGGAGAGCCAGTCTCTCGATAAATATTTGCAGGAAATTGGAAAAGTAGATCTATTAACTCCCGACGAAGAAATTGATCTTGCTGTCAGCATCAAGAACGAGGACCCCGTAGCTTTGGAAAGGCTTGTTAAGGCTAACCTCCGCTTTGTGGTCAGCGTTGCCAAACAGTATCAGAACCAGGGGCTGTCTTTAGGTGATTTGATCAATGAAGGAAATCTTGGGCTCATAAAAGCCGCAAAGCGCTTTGATGAAACCAGGGGCTTTAAGTTTATTTCCTATGCTGTCTGGTGGATCCGCCAGTCCATTCTACAGGCGCTGGCCGAACAGTCGAGAATCGTCAGGCTTCCTTTGAACAGGGTTGGTGCCTTAAACAAAATAGGCAAGGCTTACAGTAACCTCGAGCAGGAATTTGAAAGGGAACCGAGTGCAACAGAACTTGCACAGGAACTGAGCATGGACATAAGCGAGGTATCCGATACGCTTAAGATCTCGGGGCGCCATGTATCCATGGATGCACCATTCCTGCAGGGAGAGGAAAACCGACTGCTGGACGTAATACAGAACGACCAGCAGCCTTCACCTGACTTTAATCTGATGTCGGAATCTCTTAAAAATGAAATTGAACGGGCTCTTTCAACCCTTACAGACAGGGAAGCTGAGGTTATAAAACTATATTTTGGACTGAATAAGGAGCATTCTCTTACGCTCGAAGAAATAGGGGAAAAATTTAACCTTACGCGCGAAAGAGTGCGCCAGATTAAAGAAAAGGCCATCAGAAGACTCAGACATGCCTCCAGAAGTAAAAATTTACGTGCATATTTAGGTTGA
- a CDS encoding EutN/CcmL family microcompartment protein encodes MLLGKVIGTIWATKKYSTLTSYKMQFVQPLNGKLEKTGEPIIAIDTIGAGPGEIIYYITASEAVIPMDVDMAPVDASIVGIVDYINLDH; translated from the coding sequence ATGCTTCTTGGAAAAGTGATCGGCACAATATGGGCTACTAAAAAATATAGTACGCTTACCAGCTATAAGATGCAGTTTGTTCAGCCATTGAACGGAAAGCTGGAAAAAACAGGTGAGCCAATTATAGCTATCGATACAATAGGTGCAGGACCGGGTGAAATCATCTATTACATAACGGCCAGCGAGGCTGTTATTCCAATGGATGTGGACATGGCTCCTGTGGATGCATCTATTGTGGGAATAGTTGACTATATAAATTTAGATCACTAA
- a CDS encoding EutN/CcmL family microcompartment protein, which translates to MILGRVIGTVWSTRKDENLVGAKFLIVRELNLDYTEKSNFVVAVDSVGAGIGEVVLAAMGSSARQTTFTKNKPVDAVIMAIVDKLDISVKEHSGQGEKESA; encoded by the coding sequence TTGATTTTAGGCAGGGTAATCGGAACGGTCTGGTCAACAAGAAAAGACGAGAACCTCGTTGGTGCAAAATTTCTGATCGTAAGAGAACTGAATCTGGATTATACCGAGAAAAGTAACTTTGTGGTTGCTGTCGATAGTGTTGGTGCGGGTATAGGCGAGGTTGTACTGGCTGCAATGGGAAGTTCTGCACGCCAGACCACATTCACAAAAAACAAGCCTGTCGATGCAGTAATTATGGCAATAGTCGATAAGCTCGACATTTCCGTAAAAGAACACTCAGGGCAGGGCGAAAAAGAGAGCGCCTGA
- a CDS encoding phosphopentomutase, with amino-acid sequence MNNFVIIVLDGIGAGELPDAGKYNDTGSNTLANMARAVGGLNLPNLEAMGLGNITDIKGVSRVEKPMASYGKMNEVSNGKDSTTGHWEIGGIKVEFDFPYYPEGFPEELIQRFLKATGLKGVLGNKPASGTEIIKELGDEHVKTGFPIVYTSADSVFQIAAHESVIPLERLYEICKITRNEVLTGKDSAGRVIARPFIGESGNYTRTTNRKDYSLDPESDTILDVLSHSGITTVAIGKINDLFNYRGIKVIEKTKSNLEGIRKLQEYTLKAKDSLIFANLVDFDVYYGHRNDPAGFFKALREFDGELPGILSNLDESDCLIITSDHGNDPTDVSTDHTREYVPLLFYRKGKEGINLGIRETFSDVAQSAASFFRVDNSLKGTSFL; translated from the coding sequence ATGAATAATTTCGTAATTATAGTTCTTGACGGGATCGGTGCAGGCGAATTGCCCGATGCCGGAAAGTATAACGATACGGGCAGTAATACTCTTGCAAATATGGCCAGGGCTGTTGGCGGTTTAAATCTGCCGAACCTTGAGGCCATGGGCCTCGGCAACATTACCGATATAAAGGGAGTAAGCAGGGTAGAAAAACCCATGGCTTCTTATGGAAAAATGAACGAGGTTTCAAACGGCAAGGATTCAACGACAGGACACTGGGAAATTGGCGGCATAAAGGTTGAATTCGACTTTCCTTACTACCCTGAAGGTTTTCCAGAAGAACTGATTCAAAGATTCCTTAAGGCAACGGGCTTAAAAGGGGTGCTCGGCAATAAACCGGCCTCCGGAACAGAGATCATTAAGGAGCTTGGCGACGAGCACGTAAAGACGGGATTCCCAATTGTTTATACCTCAGCAGATTCAGTATTCCAGATTGCAGCACATGAAAGTGTAATCCCGCTCGAGAGGCTTTATGAGATATGCAAAATAACGCGTAATGAGGTCCTGACAGGAAAAGATTCTGCCGGAAGGGTAATTGCCAGGCCCTTTATCGGTGAAAGCGGTAACTATACAAGGACGACAAACCGGAAGGATTACTCACTCGATCCTGAAAGTGACACCATTCTGGACGTCTTAAGTCATAGCGGCATTACTACGGTTGCAATCGGAAAGATAAACGATCTTTTTAATTACCGCGGCATTAAGGTTATTGAAAAAACAAAATCGAACCTGGAAGGGATCCGGAAGCTTCAGGAATATACACTGAAGGCCAAAGACAGCCTTATATTTGCCAACCTGGTAGATTTTGACGTTTACTACGGCCACAGGAACGATCCCGCGGGCTTCTTTAAGGCGCTCAGGGAATTTGACGGTGAACTGCCCGGAATACTTTCTAATCTTGATGAGTCGGACTGCCTCATAATTACATCTGATCACGGCAATGATCCCACGGATGTCAGTACCGACCACACAAGAGAGTATGTTCCTTTGCTCTTCTACAGGAAGGGGAAAGAGGGCATAAATTTAGGAATCAGAGAGACGTTTTCCGACGTGGCGCAGAGCGCGGCCAGTTTCTTCAGAGTCGATAATTCCCTTAAAGGGACAAGTTTTCTTTGA
- a CDS encoding GAF domain-containing protein codes for MALDKLKKRILIFSVIPLLALLLFFVDDPLFKGITILLIVIYVGFIIFLRDSVRGEETYPAPNITIEPPTYAPDDGEAITIISGTKNVEVITAETYVPELHAGKKNFFKPPDLKENFVKIANEAFPANLGHDEQFSFLLEKILTIIKEAYLAHTAVFFWYNKKKEKLTLERFVSSSTDITQRKFDLEDDILSKIVQKEEPEILTEITPTAEADVIRYYSSVQGIKSFVGVPLYYGKNLAGILALDSKVGDAFGIETVYSLGRFVRVISIVIALFDEKYSDSLAEKKLNGLLGLLNEDKFFSNEEELFKSLEGSLKNLLQWDAFTFVFFKPMEQKFKSVKIVNNTSLKYIGENLEVELNGTLVGKSIVNGMPVKIDDTSSSGFIRFSKSEDVSFDGSFMAIPLVYDNQSYGVLCFESLKKNAYTNADVHFMRNTARIIAFIVYSFSAQSVLKKLLSVDIETKTLNRDTFIERLNADLQKSLSLNIPGAIVLVYIDDFLEQESLFEGNPFPKVLKSVAQTISEETNATNLLGRISERVFGVYFFNTTTKDVFLWAEKLRVKIARKPIAVVSKQTTFTVSIGVAATFNKTSAEEVLQNADLALKKALEKGGNTVRNIN; via the coding sequence ATGGCACTAGATAAACTAAAGAAAAGAATACTAATTTTTTCAGTTATACCACTGCTGGCTCTTCTTTTATTCTTTGTTGATGATCCTTTATTCAAGGGGATCACAATACTGCTGATCGTAATTTATGTCGGTTTTATTATATTCCTGAGGGATTCCGTAAGAGGTGAAGAAACCTATCCGGCTCCCAATATTACAATTGAACCTCCCACCTATGCTCCCGATGACGGTGAAGCTATTACAATTATTTCCGGAACGAAAAACGTTGAAGTAATTACGGCTGAGACCTATGTGCCTGAACTTCACGCAGGGAAGAAGAACTTCTTTAAGCCGCCTGACCTGAAAGAAAATTTTGTTAAGATTGCAAATGAGGCTTTCCCGGCAAACCTGGGGCACGACGAACAGTTCTCTTTTCTGCTCGAAAAAATTCTTACAATTATAAAGGAAGCCTATCTGGCGCATACGGCTGTCTTCTTCTGGTACAATAAGAAGAAAGAAAAGCTTACACTGGAACGCTTCGTTTCAAGCTCAACCGACATTACACAGAGAAAGTTCGACCTGGAAGACGACATTTTAAGTAAAATTGTCCAGAAGGAAGAGCCTGAAATCCTGACGGAAATTACACCTACGGCTGAGGCGGACGTAATAAGATATTATTCATCTGTGCAGGGAATTAAAAGCTTTGTTGGTGTGCCTCTTTACTACGGCAAGAACCTGGCCGGAATTCTGGCCCTGGATTCAAAGGTGGGAGATGCCTTCGGAATCGAGACCGTTTACTCGCTCGGAAGATTCGTCCGCGTCATCTCCATTGTAATTGCGCTTTTTGACGAGAAGTACAGCGACTCGCTTGCTGAAAAGAAACTCAACGGGCTTCTCGGACTCCTCAACGAGGATAAATTCTTCAGCAACGAAGAAGAGCTTTTTAAGTCCCTGGAAGGATCATTAAAGAATCTTCTGCAGTGGGACGCTTTTACTTTTGTTTTCTTTAAGCCAATGGAACAGAAGTTCAAGTCAGTTAAGATTGTCAACAACACTTCTCTAAAATACATTGGTGAAAACCTTGAGGTTGAATTAAACGGAACGCTTGTAGGCAAGTCAATTGTTAACGGCATGCCGGTTAAAATAGATGATACCTCATCCTCAGGATTCATACGCTTCTCCAAAAGCGAAGATGTCTCATTCGACGGATCCTTTATGGCAATCCCTCTCGTCTACGACAACCAGAGCTATGGTGTGCTGTGTTTTGAAAGCCTGAAGAAAAACGCATACACCAATGCCGACGTACACTTCATGAGAAATACCGCCAGAATTATTGCTTTTATTGTTTACTCGTTCTCGGCACAGTCGGTCCTGAAGAAACTTCTTTCGGTTGATATTGAAACAAAAACTCTGAACAGAGATACATTTATAGAAAGGCTGAATGCAGACCTGCAGAAGTCACTGAGCCTGAACATCCCGGGCGCAATTGTTCTGGTATACATTGATGATTTCCTTGAGCAGGAATCGCTCTTTGAGGGCAATCCCTTCCCCAAGGTGCTCAAGTCCGTTGCACAGACGATCTCAGAGGAGACCAATGCAACAAACCTGCTCGGGAGGATCTCGGAAAGAGTTTTTGGAGTCTATTTCTTCAACACTACGACAAAAGATGTTTTTCTGTGGGCTGAAAAATTGAGGGTTAAAATTGCACGCAAGCCGATAGCCGTGGTTTCAAAGCAGACGACATTCACGGTTTCAATCGGTGTTGCAGCCACATTCAATAAAACCAGTGCCGAAGAAGTACTCCAGAATGCCGACCTGGCCTTAAAGAAGGCTTTGGAAAAGGGCGGCAATACGGTAAGAAACATTAACTAA
- a CDS encoding YihA family ribosome biogenesis GTP-binding protein, which yields MLNKIEFITAAFSIQKLPSANLPEVILCGRSNVGKSSFINSLFNRKNLAKTSSVPGKTRSLNYYQVGNSFYMVDLPGYGYAKVSKEERNYWQKIMEGYFSLGRNILLAIHLIDSRHTPTALDKALNSYLKENSIPYIVLLNKSDKLNQSELAKAKREALKTFPELVPGETLMFYSALNNTGHREIMERLSDLEKK from the coding sequence ATGCTAAATAAAATAGAATTTATAACAGCGGCTTTTTCCATCCAGAAACTGCCATCGGCAAATCTTCCAGAGGTGATACTCTGCGGAAGGTCCAACGTTGGCAAATCCTCATTTATTAACTCACTCTTCAACAGGAAAAACCTCGCAAAGACCAGTTCTGTGCCAGGCAAGACACGCTCGCTTAATTATTACCAGGTAGGCAATTCTTTCTATATGGTCGACCTTCCGGGCTACGGCTACGCAAAGGTAAGCAAGGAGGAAAGAAATTACTGGCAGAAAATTATGGAAGGATACTTCTCTTTGGGAAGGAACATTCTTCTTGCCATTCACCTTATCGACAGCCGCCACACACCAACAGCTCTGGACAAGGCCCTAAACAGCTACCTTAAGGAAAACTCAATCCCTTATATAGTTCTTCTCAACAAGTCGGATAAACTCAATCAGTCTGAACTTGCAAAGGCAAAACGCGAGGCTCTAAAGACCTTCCCCGAACTCGTCCCGGGTGAAACCTTAATGTTTTATTCTGCCCTGAATAATACAGGGCACAGGGAAATAATGGAAAGACTTTCAGATTTGGAGAAAAAATAG